A stretch of DNA from Orcinus orca chromosome 3, mOrcOrc1.1, whole genome shotgun sequence:
ACTTTGACTTTTGCTTAACATTggaatgatttttgtttgtttttgtctagaGAGAACGATGTTATTTATCAGTTTCAATTccctgtttttgatttttttaaattgtggtgaaatagatataaaatttatcatttcagCCATTTAAAGTGTTCAATTCCGTGGCACTAAGAACAGTCACAATGTTGTGGGACTACCACCATTATCCATCTCCTGAACTTCTTCATCACCCTGAACAGAAATTCTTTACGCATTCAACAATAACTCCGGGGAATaaccctggcagtccagtgattaggactcagcgctttcactgccttggcctgggttcaatccctggtcacagaattaaaatcccacaagccatgatgtgcacagccaaaaacaaacaaacaaacaaaaaacaataactcCACATTTCATTCTTTCCTTAGAGCTTTCAAAAGGAGCCCAACACTTTGACTTTAGCCCAATGTAGCTGATTTCAGGCTTCTGACTTCCAGGACTGCAagagaatacatttgtgttgttttaggaTACTAAGCTTGTGGTAATGTGCCACAAtgacaataggaaactaatacaggacATATGTCCCAAATCAGGCTGATAATAAAAACAATGTCTTTTGGGTGTCTCCTTGGAAAGATTCTTTCTGCATTGCAAAGAGACCTAAGGAGAGGCAGCCAGTTTTCTGTTTCTGGTTATTGTGTCTGTAATGTCCCTGCACAGCTAAAGGGATTGATGACCATCATGGGAACAGCCTTAGGAGGAAGGCTTAGGCAGAATGAAATGCAGCCCTGTGTTTTTGTGCCTAGACCTATCTGACCTCTAAAGTCATTGTTAGAAAAGATGATAAAGTGATCGTTTATCATTTCCCTATGAGAGTTGAGACTTTTGCCTTATTATTGCTGAAAGCACGCATGTATTCTCTCTGAGAGTATCAAAGTCTCTCAAATCTTCCACAATTGTAAATATAATTATGccaattttgtagatgaggaaactgagcttagAGGGTTCAAGTAAACTGTCAAAGGTCACATAGCTACTGTTTAGCAGAggtaggattcaaatccaggtggtCTGATTCCAAAATTCTCACCCccccagaaatataaaaataaaataaaaaagaaacaccaaaaaaatttctttaattaaaaacaaattctcaCCCTTAACCATCTGATATCTGGTCTTAAGTATTTCAAGAAGGTGGTCAGACTTGCTGGACCTCTCCttaatttatttctctgtgtTATATTCCAGCAGTGTAAGCCTGTAAAGCAACTGGAAATCAATggaaagatgatattctagagaTGAGTTTCCTCAAAGCCCCCATCATAGCCTTGCTCCTCAGATTACAGATAAAGGGGTTCAGCATAGGGGTGACCACAGTGTACATCACTGATACCACTGCACTCTTCTTGGAGGAGTGGCTGCAGAACTAAAGTACACCCCAAAGCCTGTCCCGTAAAACAAGGAAACAACTATTATGTGTGACCCACAGATGGAAAATGCCTTATCCTTTCCACCAGCTGACGGGATTTTCAGGACAGAGGAGACAATTCGAGTATAAGAGAAAATTATCCCAGAGAGAGGAATAACGCCCAACAGGCTGGTCACTAAATACACGAGGACGTTATTGATGAGGATATCAGAACAGGCGAGATTGAGAATATGAGCTAGTTCACAGAAAAAGCGGGGAATTTTTAGTTCTGTGCAAAAGGACAGCCGCAGTGCCATCAAAGTGTGGAGCAGGGCATCCACAACACTAACAAAGGAGGAGATCAGAACCAGCAGCCTGCAGAGCTTGCGGTTCATGATGACACTGTACCTCAGTGGGCGACAGATGGCCACAAATCGATCATAGGCCATCATGGCCAGAATTCCAGTTTTCAGTCCAGCAAAAGTCAAGACAAAGCAGATTTGGGTGAGGAATCCTGTGTAACTGGCGGATTTGCTCTGTGTCTGGATGTTCACTAGCATCTTTgggattgtggtggtggtggtggtgaaacAGATGTCAATGAAAGACAGATTAGAGGGGAAGAAGTACATGGGAGTGTGCAGGTGGGAGTTATAGATACTGGCTAGGATGATGAGCAAGTTACCAAGCACAGTGACCACGTATATGGACAGGAAGAGGCAGAATAGGAGGGGCTGCAGTTCTGGAGCCCCTGACAGTCCCAGAAGGAGGAATTCTGCAGTATCAGAGAGGTTTCAGGGTTTCATGTTGTCAATGGGTCTGTTAGAAAGATGGTGACAAGGAAACAAAACTTCAGAGAAACTTCCTTAATATTGTCCATATTTTGAAACCAATCAGTTACaggtcttttctccttccttgtctcccctcttctttcctctccttttcttgctTTACATTCCCATAAAGCTTCGCCCCACACCACCCCCTgtcccaagcttttttttttttttgcggtacgcgggcctctcactgctgtggcctctcccgttgcagagcacaggctccggacgcgcaggcccagcggccatggcttacgggcccagccgctccgcggcacgtgggatcctcccggaccggggcacgagcccgtatcccctgcatcggcaggcggactcccaaccactgcgccaccagggaagccctgttccaaGCTTTTATAGTCCATCTATTCTTTGTCAAGTAGGGTTATATACTCACAGGAAAACAGTCATGGAATGTTGTCTTCTCCCTTAAGATGCCTCCAAGCAAATAACTCcagaataaaattattaagactGTATTCTAGAATACAGTTTGGGAAAATGCAGTCTGTGGACAAAACTCTGCCTGCTGCTTATTTCAGTAAATAAAGGTTTACTGAAACACAGCCATTCGTTTATTTATGGTCCATGGCAGCTTCCCCGCTACAACGTCTGAGTTGCGAATACTTGTGACAGAGACCGTATAGCCCACACaacctaaaacatttactatttagctctttactgaaaaaaatgtgCCTACTTCTAGTCTAGAATCTTGATTAAATTTAGGTTCAATTTTTGGCAAACATCCTTAAATATATTCATGAGGAAGAACATATTGCCTATTTGTCTTCTTGTAATAATGATTGCCTGGATCTATTAACTCACCAGGAGTTACAAAACGCtgacattttaattcttttttcagttATTGGCTGAAATACTTCCATAAAGATGAAATTTCCCGAATTAAATAGGTGGatttctgggagttccctggtcgtctagtggctaagactccactctcccaacACAAGatgcccgggttcaatccctggtcaggaaactagatcccacatgccacagctaaagatcccgcacTGACAATGAAGATCCCTCGTGCTGTATCTAAGACCAGGCGTagccaaataactaaataaatattttgtaaaaaacagatttatttcttATAAGAAATTGAGTTCTTATAAGAAAGAATACTTCTTGATTCTTGtgttcatcactttttaaaataattggttTTCAGCATTatccaacaataaatgctgtcaTCATGAACTCCTGGATTTTAAATGCATTTGATATATTTCAATACACTGCAGTTGTTATTTATATTCTCAAATTGTCTTTTGGCCAGTGAAAGTCTCCTCAGCTTGCCTCTGCAGTCCTTCTGAAATGAACTCAGCAGCCTCATATCTCCCTCAACTTTGACATGAAAGCTGTTCTTTGCCCATCATCTTGCAAtagatacatatatcaaatcattatattgtacacctaaaactaatacaatgttctatgtcaattatatctcaattttttaaaaaagaaagaaaatgtcaagagtaagctacagggacttccctggtggtgcagtggttaagaatccgccttccaatgcaggggacaggggttcgagccctggtccgggaagattccacatgccgcgggagcaactaagcccgtgcaccacaactagtgagcccgcacaccgcagctactgaagtccgcgtgcctagaagccgtgctctgcagcaagagaagccaccacaatgagaagcctgcgcactgcaacaaagagtagcccccgcgtgccacaactagagaaagcccacgtgcagcaaaaaagacccaacgcagccgagagaaaaagaaatacttgaCCTACACCTACACTTCATACAACTGATAGTTGAAAAGGCAGGTTCACATGCCCATGTGCTCCAACACACACGTAAGTTTTCCTGTGACTGCACTGAGACCCTGCTTACTCTGTAAGCTTGTGGCTCTGGACTTCTGTCCTGGTGGTTTTCTTCTGAGCACCTAGCATGCCCTGTAATGATGTCTGCCTTCGTCACAATCTTTTCAAGGTGGCTGAAGCTAATATGGCAAAAGCTTGGCATTAATTCTGGAAGGTGGTTGCATGGCTGTTTATTTTACTGCTTGCTGTGCAGTTCTcatggtttaaaatattttgtaatgttttGTTTGGAGGTTTTCAAAGAAAGACTAAACAGTAGACTCAACGTCCTCTCCCAGAGTCCTCAGAAGCAAGAGATAAGGACAAGACTTGATTGAGTTCTCTAAAGATGAAATCTGGAATGAGGACTGGGAAAATTGAGAAGCCAAACTCACGTCACTCCAGCCCCACTCACTACCAAATAGATGAGGGAAACCAGAGAATTGTAAAAACATCTGCCAGATTTCTGAAGAGGCTAATTCATACTCAGCTGGGGAAGGAGTCCCTTGGATTTAGAAGACAGAATAGGAGCCAGAAATGATGAAAGCTGATTGCAAATAGGATGCATGTGGAAAAGTAAATATACCAAGAATGTCAAAAACTTGTCATCTCACTGGTAATTCCACTGAACTTTATCTTACCTCTTGGATGTCCTCCAGATAggctggttaaaaaaataaactgttcCATTTCTCACTGCATTTATTGGGCACTTCAGATTACCTTGGAGCCATCAATGTACTCATTCACCTTTCCTCTGGATATTGAAGGATGGGGATGGAAGATCTGTCTCCAGGAAGGGCAGATGGACCAAGTAAGGCAACTGGATGCTGGGCAAGAGGGATCACCTCAGGAGACTACAGTATGCTCTTTCCTGACCTGAGTAGGGCTGTTGAGTAGAGTGGTCACAGACAGACTATACGCAGTCTCTGTGGCCCTGGGGGCTCAGTTTCCGAAGCTCCTCATTAGCCACATGTGTACTGTCATTACTTCCCCCAGGCAGCTTATATCCTTAAGGAACACAGATGCTAGAAGGGAGAGCTCCTGCATTGCTGACTTCCTGACCCTGAGAGGACAGACAGGTATATGCCATTTTCTTCCCGTGTCTCCTCTCACATCCAGGGTATCGCATTATTGGATTCTCAGGTCTAACCTTAAGGGACCTGATGGCCTCCTCCTAAGACCAACTCCCAGCCTTCTCTGAGCCAGAGATTATCACTAAAGGACTAGGGAAGAGTGGTTTAAGTCTCCATAGGGACAGAGACTCAGGGATGCAGGGAATGTATCATGGGATCATTGTCACACTGTCACTTAAgaaaattttctcctttcttaattAAAGTCCCTACATGAATGAAGTTAGTAGGAAAGAGGTAGCAAGGAAACCAATTTACTAGTTACTTGGGCAGGCTTTTCGAGGTTGCCTGAAAAATAGACATAAACCAACAATCTTAAAGAAAGCACAAAAAAGCACTAATCATAAAGGAAGTGACTGATAAACTGATTGCATTAATACTGAGAAACACTGAGGGATATACAGCAACTCCCTATTAttgcaacttttctctaagtgTAAAAGTagttcaatataaaattttaaaactcaaaatatgGCACTCCATACTCATCAAAATGGCCAAACTGAAAAGACAATGTGAAATATTGGCAAGagactgggaatgtaaattggtgcaactactttggaaaattgtttggtAGTTTTGAATAAATACGCACTCCTAAACACATACCCAACAAAATTATGTACAATTGTGAATCAAAAAACATGTACAATAATGTTTGTGGCAGAGCCATTTGTAAAATATCCCAGCTATAAACAGATAAAATGTTCAAAACAGTTGAATGATAAAGTGTGCATATTCATTCTATAGAAAACTATGCAACAATCAAAATAAACTCCTGCTAAATGCAACAGCAAAAATCAATCTTGAAAATGTAATGTTGAGCagaagaagccaggcacaaatgATAACATACGGTATCAGGCACAGAGTGCACATAACCTTAAAtacactaaaaatcattgaattttaCACTTCGAATGGGTGAACTTTtgcggtatgtgaattatatctcaataaagttgtttttaaaatacatgactccagggaattccctgacagtccagtggttagcactcagcactcactgccagggcccaggttcgatccctggttggggaactaagattccacaagcctcgcagcatggccaaaaaaaaagacacaaatgaacttatttaggtAACAtaaacggactcacagacataggaaacaaactcatggttgccaaagggaaaaggggtgaggaagggataaattaggagtttgggattagcagatacaaactactatatataaaatagataaacaacaaagtcccacatcctactgtatagcacagggaactatattcaatatcctataata
This window harbors:
- the LOC101286724 gene encoding LOW QUALITY PROTEIN: olfactory receptor 7G3 (The sequence of the model RefSeq protein was modified relative to this genomic sequence to represent the inferred CDS: inserted 1 base in 1 codon; substituted 1 base at 1 genomic stop codon), which encodes MKPXNLSDTAEFLLLGLSGAPELQPLLFCLFLSIYVVTVLGNLLIILASIYNSHLHTPMYFFPSNLSFIDICFTTTTTTIPKMLVNIQTQSKSASYTGFLTQICFVLTFAGLKTGILAMMAYDRFVAICRPLRYSVIMNRKLCRLLVLISSFVSVVDALLHTLMALRLSFCTELKIPRFFCELAHILNLACSDILINNVLVYLVTSLLGVIPLSGIIFSYTRIVSSVLKIPSAGGKDKAFSICGSHIIVVSLFYGTGFGVYFSSAATPXKKSAVVSVMYTVVTPMLNPFICNLRSKAMMGALRKLISRISSFH